One Solibacillus sp. R5-41 DNA segment encodes these proteins:
- a CDS encoding ABC transporter ATP-binding protein produces MIKINNARKIYTDNVKIGPLNIEIPKAGFTSLIGPNGAGKSTTLMMIGRLLDLDEGQIMVANMDVSESKSKDLAKIITILRQENHFVTRLSVRQLVGFGRFPYSNGRLTKEDETIISKYIDFLDLTDLENRYLDELSGGQRQRAYVAMVLCQETEYVLLDEPLNNLDIARSVQMMEHLRQAANEFGRTILTVMHDINFAAKYSDRICAMKDGQIAAFGTVEEIMDPEVLTNIFETKIEILQGPYGPIAVY; encoded by the coding sequence ATGATAAAGATTAATAATGCTAGAAAGATATATACTGATAACGTCAAAATAGGACCATTGAATATAGAAATACCAAAAGCGGGTTTTACTTCATTAATTGGACCAAATGGTGCTGGGAAATCTACGACACTTATGATGATTGGCAGACTTTTGGATTTGGATGAAGGACAAATTATGGTGGCGAATATGGATGTGTCTGAATCTAAATCAAAAGACTTGGCGAAAATTATTACTATTTTGCGACAAGAAAATCATTTTGTAACGAGGCTCTCTGTTAGGCAGCTAGTTGGATTTGGGCGTTTTCCTTATTCAAATGGTAGATTAACGAAAGAGGATGAGACCATTATTTCTAAGTATATTGATTTTTTAGATTTGACTGATTTAGAAAATAGATACTTAGATGAGCTTTCAGGTGGTCAAAGGCAAAGGGCATATGTTGCAATGGTTTTGTGCCAAGAGACTGAGTATGTACTTTTGGACGAGCCTCTGAACAATCTTGATATTGCTCGTTCTGTTCAAATGATGGAGCATTTAAGACAGGCTGCAAATGAATTTGGAAGAACTATTTTGACCGTGATGCATGATATAAATTTCGCAGCAAAATATTCCGATAGAATTTGTGCTATGAAAGATGGACAAATTGCGGCTTTTGGAACAGTGGAAGAAATTATGGACCCAGAAGTTTTGACAAATATTTTTGAAACGAAAATAGAAATTCTCCAGGGTCCATATGGGCCAATAGCAGTTTATTAG